The Drosophila mauritiana strain mau12 chromosome 2R, ASM438214v1, whole genome shotgun sequence genome has a segment encoding these proteins:
- the LOC117135867 gene encoding protein dead ringer isoform X2 gives MQLRVHPTMDCSGRSTSNIERDSDLGDDLSHGDRTDDEMRDCDSVDGEHHQLSAKAAIAARLSHTVSGGGGSFASPEPQTELPLSHHHQLPPNHPLNALGSFMGIGGLHSIPNLQHSDVLEKLKMQVRDMKVGLMEQDYAAAAHAAAFGANMLPTTISSGFPLPHNSVAFGHVTSAPSGGNGSSYNGGTTPTNSSNSNATTNGGGTAGPGGTGGSGGGGAGGGGGGGGVGGHQFSFASPTAAPSGKEANSASNSSTSSEASNSSQQNNGWSFEEQFKQVRQLYEINDDPKRKEFLDDLFSFMQKRGTPINRLPIMAKSVLDLYELYNLVIARGGLVDVINKKLWQEIIKGLHLPSSITSAAFTLRTQYMKYLYPYECEKKNLSTPAELQAAIDGNRREGRRSSYGQYEAMHNQMPMTPISRPSLPGGMQQMSPLALVTHAAVANNQQAQAAAAAAAAHHRLMGAPAFGQMPNLVKQEIESRMMEYLQLIQAKKEQGMPPVLGANHPHQQQHSQQQQHHHQQQQQSQQQHHLQQQRQRSQSPDLSKHEALSAQVALWHMYHNNNSPPGSAHTSPQQREALNLSDSPPNLTNIKREREREPTPEPVDQDDKFVDQPPPAKRVGSGLLPHGFPANFYLNPHNMAAVAAAAGFHHPSMGHQQDAASEGEPEDDYAHGEHNTTGNSSSMHDDSEPQQMNGHHHHHLTHHLDKSDDSAIENSPTTSTTTGGSVGHRHSSPVSTKKKGGSKPQSGGKDLPAEDKDASSSGKLNPLETLSLLSGMQFQVARNGTGDNGEPQLIVNLELNGVKYSGVLVANVPLSESETRTSSPCHAEAPTAEEEKDEEEEEPKAAEEESHRSPVKQENEDADQDMEGSEVLLNGGASAVGGAAAGVGVGVPLLKDAVVS, from the exons TCACATGGTGATCGAACGGACGACGAGATGCGCGACTGCGACTCCGTGGATGGGGAGCATCATCAGCTGAGCGCCAAGGCGGCGATTGCAGCCCGCCTGAGTCACACAGTTTCCGGCGGCGGAGGGAGCTTCGCCAGCCCCGAACCGCAGACCGAGCTGCCCCTGAG CCATCACCATCAACTGCCGCCGAATCATCCGCTCAACGCTCTGGGCAGCTTCATGGGCATCGGCGGACTACACAGCATTCCAAATCTCCAGCACAGCGACGTGCTCGAGAAGCTCAAGATGCAGGTGCGCGACATGAAGGTGGGCCTGATG GAACAGGACTACGCTGCCGCAGCACATGCCGCTGCTTTCGGGGCCAACATGCTGCCCACGACGATCAGCTCGGGCTTCCCACTGCCCCACAACTCGGTGGCCTTTGGCCACGTCACATCGGCGCCCAGCGGTGGGAATGGGAGCAGCTACAACGGAGGCACCACCCCCACGAACAGCTCCAATAGCAATGCGACCACCAATGGAGGCGGCACCGCCGGACCTGGAGGAACAGGAGGATCGggcggcggaggagcaggaggaggtggaggcgGCGGAGGAGTGGGTGGCCACCAGTTCTCGTTCGCATCCCCCACAGCAGCGCCGAGCGGCAAAGAAG CCAATTCCGCATCGAACTCGTCGACGTCCAGCGAGGCTTCCAATTCATCGCAGCAGAATAATGGATGGAGCTTTGAAGAGCAGTTCAAACAAGTCAGACAG CTCTACGAAATCAATGATGACCCCAAGCGCAAAGAGTTCCTGGACGACTTGTTCTCGTTTATGCAAAAGCGCG GAACTCCGATCAATCGGCTGCCGATCATGGCCAAGTCGGTGCTGGATCTCTACGAGCTGTACAATCTGGTGATAGCCCGCGGCGGCTTGGTGGATGTTATCAACAAGAAGCTGTGGCAGGAGATCATCAAGGGGCTGCACCTGCCCTCCAGCATCACCAGTGCCGCCTTCACCCTGCGCACCCA ATACATGAAGTATCTGTACCCGTACGAGTGCGAGAAGAAGAACCTGAGCACGCCGGCGGAGCTGCAGGCGGCCATCGATGGGAATCGCCGGGAAGGACGCCGCTCCAGCTACGGCCAGTACGAGGCCATGCACAACCAGATGCCGATG ACGCCCATTTCGCGACCCTCCCTGCCCGGTGGCATGCAGCAAATGTCGCCGCTGGCACTGGTCACCCATGCCGCGGTGGCCAACAATCAGCAGGCTCaggccgccgctgccgccgccgcagctCATCATCGCCTGATGGGCGCTCCCGCCTTTGGCCAGATGCCCAACCTGGTCAAGCAGGAGATCGAGAGCCGGATGATGGAGTACCTGCAGCTGATCCAGGCCAAGAAGGAGCAGGGCATGCCGCCAGTCCTGGGCGCCAACCATccccaccagcagcagcactctcagcagcagcagcatcaccaccagcagcagcagcagtcgcagcagcaacaccacctgcagcagcagcgccagcGGTCGCAGAGTCCGGATCTGAGCAAGCACGAGGCACTCAGTGCTCAGGTGGCCCTGTGGCACATgtaccacaacaacaacagcccaCCGGGATCGGCACACACCTCGCCGCAGCAACG CGAAGCCCTGAACCTGTCCGACTCGCCTCCAAATCTCACAAATATCAAGCGGGAACGCGAACGGGAACCCACTCCAGAGCCCGTGGACCAGGATGACAA ATTTGTGGACCAGCCGCCTCCAGCGAAGCGCGTGGGCAGtggcctccttccgcacggCTTTCCCGCCAACTTTTACCTGAATCCACACAACATGGCCGCTGTGGCAGCAGCTGCGGGATTCCATCACCCATCCATGGGCCACCAGCAGGATGCCGCATCCGAGGGCGAGCCAGAGGACGACTATGCCCACGGCGAGCACAATACCACAGGCAACTCGTCCTCCATGCACGACGACAGCGAACCGCAGCAGATGAACggacaccaccaccaccacctgaCCCACCATCTGGACAAGTCCGATGACTCGGCCATTGAGAACTCACCCACCACGTCGACCACCACCGGTGGGTCGGTGGGTCATCGTCACAGTTCGCCCGTTTCCACCAAGAAAAAGGGCGGCTCCAAGCCCCAGAGTGGAGGGAAGGATCTGCCGGCCGAGGATAAGGATGCGTCGTCCAGTGGCAAGCTCAATCCGCTCGAGACGCTGAGCCTGCTGTCCGGAATGCAGTTTCAAGTGGCAAGAAATG GAACTGGCGATAACGGCGAACCGCAGCTGATTGTCAATCTGGAGCTTAATGGCGTCAAGTACTCGGGAGTGCTGGTGGCCAATGTGCCGCTGTCCGAAAGCGAGACAAGGACGAGCTCACCCTGCCACGCCGAAGCACCGACAGccgaggaggagaaggatgaggaggaggaggagccgAAAGCCGCTGAAGAGGAATCGCATCGATCGCCAGTTAAACAGGAGAACGAGGATGCCGACCAGGACATGGAGGGCAGCGAAGTCCTTCTGAACGGAGGCGCCTcggcggtgggtggtgctgctgctggtgtgggtgtgggtgtgccCCTGCTCAAGGATGCCGTGGTCAGCTAG
- the LOC117135867 gene encoding protein dead ringer isoform X3, producing MLISEDQIQELYEINDDPKRKEFLDDLFSFMQKRGTPINRLPIMAKSVLDLYELYNLVIARGGLVDVINKKLWQEIIKGLHLPSSITSAAFTLRTQYMKYLYPYECEKKNLSTPAELQAAIDGNRREGRRSSYGQYEAMHNQMPMTPISRPSLPGGMQQMSPLALVTHAAVANNQQAQAAAAAAAAHHRLMGAPAFGQMPNLVKQEIESRMMEYLQLIQAKKEQGMPPVLGANHPHQQQHSQQQQHHHQQQQQSQQQHHLQQQRQRSQSPDLSKHEALSAQVALWHMYHNNNSPPGSAHTSPQQREALNLSDSPPNLTNIKREREREPTPEPVDQDDKFVDQPPPAKRVGSGLLPHGFPANFYLNPHNMAAVAAAAGFHHPSMGHQQDAASEGEPEDDYAHGEHNTTGNSSSMHDDSEPQQMNGHHHHHLTHHLDKSDDSAIENSPTTSTTTGGSVGHRHSSPVSTKKKGGSKPQSGGKDLPAEDKDASSSGKLNPLETLSLLSGMQFQVARNGTGDNGEPQLIVNLELNGVKYSGVLVANVPLSESETRTSSPCHAEAPTAEEEKDEEEEEPKAAEEESHRSPVKQENEDADQDMEGSEVLLNGGASAVGGAAAGVGVGVPLLKDAVVS from the exons ATGCTCATCTCCGAGGATCAAATTCAGGAG CTCTACGAAATCAATGATGACCCCAAGCGCAAAGAGTTCCTGGACGACTTGTTCTCGTTTATGCAAAAGCGCG GAACTCCGATCAATCGGCTGCCGATCATGGCCAAGTCGGTGCTGGATCTCTACGAGCTGTACAATCTGGTGATAGCCCGCGGCGGCTTGGTGGATGTTATCAACAAGAAGCTGTGGCAGGAGATCATCAAGGGGCTGCACCTGCCCTCCAGCATCACCAGTGCCGCCTTCACCCTGCGCACCCA ATACATGAAGTATCTGTACCCGTACGAGTGCGAGAAGAAGAACCTGAGCACGCCGGCGGAGCTGCAGGCGGCCATCGATGGGAATCGCCGGGAAGGACGCCGCTCCAGCTACGGCCAGTACGAGGCCATGCACAACCAGATGCCGATG ACGCCCATTTCGCGACCCTCCCTGCCCGGTGGCATGCAGCAAATGTCGCCGCTGGCACTGGTCACCCATGCCGCGGTGGCCAACAATCAGCAGGCTCaggccgccgctgccgccgccgcagctCATCATCGCCTGATGGGCGCTCCCGCCTTTGGCCAGATGCCCAACCTGGTCAAGCAGGAGATCGAGAGCCGGATGATGGAGTACCTGCAGCTGATCCAGGCCAAGAAGGAGCAGGGCATGCCGCCAGTCCTGGGCGCCAACCATccccaccagcagcagcactctcagcagcagcagcatcaccaccagcagcagcagcagtcgcagcagcaacaccacctgcagcagcagcgccagcGGTCGCAGAGTCCGGATCTGAGCAAGCACGAGGCACTCAGTGCTCAGGTGGCCCTGTGGCACATgtaccacaacaacaacagcccaCCGGGATCGGCACACACCTCGCCGCAGCAACG CGAAGCCCTGAACCTGTCCGACTCGCCTCCAAATCTCACAAATATCAAGCGGGAACGCGAACGGGAACCCACTCCAGAGCCCGTGGACCAGGATGACAA ATTTGTGGACCAGCCGCCTCCAGCGAAGCGCGTGGGCAGtggcctccttccgcacggCTTTCCCGCCAACTTTTACCTGAATCCACACAACATGGCCGCTGTGGCAGCAGCTGCGGGATTCCATCACCCATCCATGGGCCACCAGCAGGATGCCGCATCCGAGGGCGAGCCAGAGGACGACTATGCCCACGGCGAGCACAATACCACAGGCAACTCGTCCTCCATGCACGACGACAGCGAACCGCAGCAGATGAACggacaccaccaccaccacctgaCCCACCATCTGGACAAGTCCGATGACTCGGCCATTGAGAACTCACCCACCACGTCGACCACCACCGGTGGGTCGGTGGGTCATCGTCACAGTTCGCCCGTTTCCACCAAGAAAAAGGGCGGCTCCAAGCCCCAGAGTGGAGGGAAGGATCTGCCGGCCGAGGATAAGGATGCGTCGTCCAGTGGCAAGCTCAATCCGCTCGAGACGCTGAGCCTGCTGTCCGGAATGCAGTTTCAAGTGGCAAGAAATG GAACTGGCGATAACGGCGAACCGCAGCTGATTGTCAATCTGGAGCTTAATGGCGTCAAGTACTCGGGAGTGCTGGTGGCCAATGTGCCGCTGTCCGAAAGCGAGACAAGGACGAGCTCACCCTGCCACGCCGAAGCACCGACAGccgaggaggagaaggatgaggaggaggaggagccgAAAGCCGCTGAAGAGGAATCGCATCGATCGCCAGTTAAACAGGAGAACGAGGATGCCGACCAGGACATGGAGGGCAGCGAAGTCCTTCTGAACGGAGGCGCCTcggcggtgggtggtgctgctgctggtgtgggtgtgggtgtgccCCTGCTCAAGGATGCCGTGGTCAGCTAG
- the LOC117135867 gene encoding protein dead ringer isoform X1: protein MQLRVHPTMDCSGRSTSNIERDSDLGDDLSHGDRTDDEMRDCDSVDGEHHQLSAKAAIAARLSHTVSGGGGSFASPEPQTELPLSHHHQLPPNHPLNALGSFMGIGGLHSIPNLQHSDVLEKLKMQVRDMKVGLMEQDYAAAAHAAAFGANMLPTTISSGFPLPHNSVAFGHVTSAPSGGNGSSYNGGTTPTNSSNSNATTNGGGTAGPGGTGGSGGGGAGGGGGGGGVGGHQFSFASPTAAPSGKEARHFAANSASNSSTSSEASNSSQQNNGWSFEEQFKQVRQLYEINDDPKRKEFLDDLFSFMQKRGTPINRLPIMAKSVLDLYELYNLVIARGGLVDVINKKLWQEIIKGLHLPSSITSAAFTLRTQYMKYLYPYECEKKNLSTPAELQAAIDGNRREGRRSSYGQYEAMHNQMPMTPISRPSLPGGMQQMSPLALVTHAAVANNQQAQAAAAAAAAHHRLMGAPAFGQMPNLVKQEIESRMMEYLQLIQAKKEQGMPPVLGANHPHQQQHSQQQQHHHQQQQQSQQQHHLQQQRQRSQSPDLSKHEALSAQVALWHMYHNNNSPPGSAHTSPQQREALNLSDSPPNLTNIKREREREPTPEPVDQDDKFVDQPPPAKRVGSGLLPHGFPANFYLNPHNMAAVAAAAGFHHPSMGHQQDAASEGEPEDDYAHGEHNTTGNSSSMHDDSEPQQMNGHHHHHLTHHLDKSDDSAIENSPTTSTTTGGSVGHRHSSPVSTKKKGGSKPQSGGKDLPAEDKDASSSGKLNPLETLSLLSGMQFQVARNGTGDNGEPQLIVNLELNGVKYSGVLVANVPLSESETRTSSPCHAEAPTAEEEKDEEEEEPKAAEEESHRSPVKQENEDADQDMEGSEVLLNGGASAVGGAAAGVGVGVPLLKDAVVS from the exons TCACATGGTGATCGAACGGACGACGAGATGCGCGACTGCGACTCCGTGGATGGGGAGCATCATCAGCTGAGCGCCAAGGCGGCGATTGCAGCCCGCCTGAGTCACACAGTTTCCGGCGGCGGAGGGAGCTTCGCCAGCCCCGAACCGCAGACCGAGCTGCCCCTGAG CCATCACCATCAACTGCCGCCGAATCATCCGCTCAACGCTCTGGGCAGCTTCATGGGCATCGGCGGACTACACAGCATTCCAAATCTCCAGCACAGCGACGTGCTCGAGAAGCTCAAGATGCAGGTGCGCGACATGAAGGTGGGCCTGATG GAACAGGACTACGCTGCCGCAGCACATGCCGCTGCTTTCGGGGCCAACATGCTGCCCACGACGATCAGCTCGGGCTTCCCACTGCCCCACAACTCGGTGGCCTTTGGCCACGTCACATCGGCGCCCAGCGGTGGGAATGGGAGCAGCTACAACGGAGGCACCACCCCCACGAACAGCTCCAATAGCAATGCGACCACCAATGGAGGCGGCACCGCCGGACCTGGAGGAACAGGAGGATCGggcggcggaggagcaggaggaggtggaggcgGCGGAGGAGTGGGTGGCCACCAGTTCTCGTTCGCATCCCCCACAGCAGCGCCGAGCGGCAAAGAAG CCCGCCACTTTGCAGCCAATTCCGCATCGAACTCGTCGACGTCCAGCGAGGCTTCCAATTCATCGCAGCAGAATAATGGATGGAGCTTTGAAGAGCAGTTCAAACAAGTCAGACAG CTCTACGAAATCAATGATGACCCCAAGCGCAAAGAGTTCCTGGACGACTTGTTCTCGTTTATGCAAAAGCGCG GAACTCCGATCAATCGGCTGCCGATCATGGCCAAGTCGGTGCTGGATCTCTACGAGCTGTACAATCTGGTGATAGCCCGCGGCGGCTTGGTGGATGTTATCAACAAGAAGCTGTGGCAGGAGATCATCAAGGGGCTGCACCTGCCCTCCAGCATCACCAGTGCCGCCTTCACCCTGCGCACCCA ATACATGAAGTATCTGTACCCGTACGAGTGCGAGAAGAAGAACCTGAGCACGCCGGCGGAGCTGCAGGCGGCCATCGATGGGAATCGCCGGGAAGGACGCCGCTCCAGCTACGGCCAGTACGAGGCCATGCACAACCAGATGCCGATG ACGCCCATTTCGCGACCCTCCCTGCCCGGTGGCATGCAGCAAATGTCGCCGCTGGCACTGGTCACCCATGCCGCGGTGGCCAACAATCAGCAGGCTCaggccgccgctgccgccgccgcagctCATCATCGCCTGATGGGCGCTCCCGCCTTTGGCCAGATGCCCAACCTGGTCAAGCAGGAGATCGAGAGCCGGATGATGGAGTACCTGCAGCTGATCCAGGCCAAGAAGGAGCAGGGCATGCCGCCAGTCCTGGGCGCCAACCATccccaccagcagcagcactctcagcagcagcagcatcaccaccagcagcagcagcagtcgcagcagcaacaccacctgcagcagcagcgccagcGGTCGCAGAGTCCGGATCTGAGCAAGCACGAGGCACTCAGTGCTCAGGTGGCCCTGTGGCACATgtaccacaacaacaacagcccaCCGGGATCGGCACACACCTCGCCGCAGCAACG CGAAGCCCTGAACCTGTCCGACTCGCCTCCAAATCTCACAAATATCAAGCGGGAACGCGAACGGGAACCCACTCCAGAGCCCGTGGACCAGGATGACAA ATTTGTGGACCAGCCGCCTCCAGCGAAGCGCGTGGGCAGtggcctccttccgcacggCTTTCCCGCCAACTTTTACCTGAATCCACACAACATGGCCGCTGTGGCAGCAGCTGCGGGATTCCATCACCCATCCATGGGCCACCAGCAGGATGCCGCATCCGAGGGCGAGCCAGAGGACGACTATGCCCACGGCGAGCACAATACCACAGGCAACTCGTCCTCCATGCACGACGACAGCGAACCGCAGCAGATGAACggacaccaccaccaccacctgaCCCACCATCTGGACAAGTCCGATGACTCGGCCATTGAGAACTCACCCACCACGTCGACCACCACCGGTGGGTCGGTGGGTCATCGTCACAGTTCGCCCGTTTCCACCAAGAAAAAGGGCGGCTCCAAGCCCCAGAGTGGAGGGAAGGATCTGCCGGCCGAGGATAAGGATGCGTCGTCCAGTGGCAAGCTCAATCCGCTCGAGACGCTGAGCCTGCTGTCCGGAATGCAGTTTCAAGTGGCAAGAAATG GAACTGGCGATAACGGCGAACCGCAGCTGATTGTCAATCTGGAGCTTAATGGCGTCAAGTACTCGGGAGTGCTGGTGGCCAATGTGCCGCTGTCCGAAAGCGAGACAAGGACGAGCTCACCCTGCCACGCCGAAGCACCGACAGccgaggaggagaaggatgaggaggaggaggagccgAAAGCCGCTGAAGAGGAATCGCATCGATCGCCAGTTAAACAGGAGAACGAGGATGCCGACCAGGACATGGAGGGCAGCGAAGTCCTTCTGAACGGAGGCGCCTcggcggtgggtggtgctgctgctggtgtgggtgtgggtgtgccCCTGCTCAAGGATGCCGTGGTCAGCTAG